From the Camelus bactrianus isolate YW-2024 breed Bactrian camel chromosome 4, ASM4877302v1, whole genome shotgun sequence genome, the window CTGCCGTCACCTCCCCCTCACTCTCAGGTGCGGTTCAACATGGCTGCAGTGCAGTGCCAGCTGGGGCTCTGGGCTGAGGCCACCTGCAGCCTGGAGAAGGCCATCTCCCAGGGGCCGGACGGGGCCCGTGATGACCTGGATGTCGCCCTGGGCCAAGTGCAGGTGAGGGCGCAGGTGAGGGGAGCTGGACTCCTGAGCTGACTCAGATGGCCTGGTAGGCCCAGTTCTGGGCAGATGCTCGAGTCTGACTGTCCCATCCCCTCCAGAAACAGGCCCCCCTGCAGCCTCGGCAGGTCCCCGGGGGCGAGGTCTTCCGGCCCCACCGGCGACGCCTGGAGCACCTGGAGCCTGTGGACTTCCTGGGCAAGGCCAAGGTAAAAGGGCGGGCAGAGTCTCACTTCTCGAGCCTCAGGAGCTCAGGGGACAGCAGCGCCCGGCAGGCCAGAGAGGGGCCAGCGGCCAGGCCCACGCTGAGCTCACAGTCTGTCCTGAGCCCCGAGGCTGCGTTCGCAGGGCGCGTGGTGTCATGAAGGCCTTGGTGGGTGGAAAGAGGGCGTGGGGCTCCGGGGTCAGGGGCGGCATGTCCGGGCGGGGCTCACAGACCTGGGTCTCGCAACCCGGCCGCAGAGCCCCCCTCGCTGCAAGGTGGCGCCGACCCTGCCCACCTCTGCCCGGCCGCGTTCTTCTGGCCCCAGCACCTCCCTGCATCTTGACGGCCTTGGAGAGCGAGACCCCGGGCTGGCCCGGGAGGGCGGGGCAGCACCAGCAGAACCGTGGGGCGGTGGGGCAGCTCACCCCAGGCGGGGAGGCTTGTGGGGAAGGGACGTCTCTGCGTGCACAAGAAGACTCGCTCTGGTTTCCGGCTGGTGGCCCTTGGGCCAGACCTAACACCCCCGGGGTCACCCACGAGCTCGGTGCTGTGTCTTTGCTGGGGCCTGAGTGGAGGAGGGGCTCTGAGCTGCAACAGTCTCTCAACTTGGGGCCTCTTATGGCAGGAGATGACTGTTTCTAGCGAAcaaaattatttggaaagttgTACTAAAAATAAGTGCAGATATTGTCCTTCATCAAACATATTTTcgccacctccctgcccccaccgtGTGGGTCCGGCAGCCTCGGGCCACGGAGACTTTGGGGTGCAGGGCAGGCACCCTGGCCCGGCCGACCCCCTGCTGTCCCTCACCAGGTGGTGGCCTGCACTGTCCCTGATGACCAGCATGAGGACATCCAGCCTCAGCAGCCACAGGTGGGTAGGCACCTTCTAGCCCCGGCTTCTCTGGCACTTTGCAGTTAAGGAGGGAGGTGCCGCAGGTGCTCTGAACCCTCCCCAGGGATTCCCCAACCTTCCTCTGATCTAAATTCGGGGGGTGGCGTCCCATCCTGTGTGAAGTCTGTGAAAACCGTGCAGCCTTGCTGGGGACACCAAGCCCCCTGCCCCGACACTCCTGCAGGGACCTGCGTCCTGAGGAGGCTGCACTCTGTGCCCATAGGTCCACGATGTGCACGGTGAAGCCGGGCCCTGGGCTGCCACACGGTAGGAAGGGGCTGTCTCCCCTCGGTGAGCTGGCTTCGCCTAGGGGCAGAGGCCCCGCGTGAGGCCCGCTTCCAGCCCCTGAGACCAGAGCCCTTGTGCAGACCCGGCATGGCCACTCCCCGCCAGCGGCCAGGACTGTCACGTCCCCTTTCCAGACAGGCCAGAGCCCCGTGTGGGGAAGGGGCGTCCTGCCCCTCTCAGCCCTCTCTGGGCCCCCTATTTGTCCAGAGGCCCAGGGGCACTCTGTCCTGAGTCCGTTCTGCCCCAGGGGTAGAAGCCACCTCCCCCAGAAGCCCTGCTCAGGCCTGGGTGGTCGGAGCCGAGGTGCGGGGAGAGTGCAGGCTGGGCTGTGGGCTGGCCCGAGCAGCCCCGCCAGACGCAGCCTCACAGGGGTGCTCCAAAGGGAGTTGTGCCTCCTCTCCTGCTCAGGGCTCTCTCAGGCCCACCTTTCACAGAGGCTCTCGACCGGGCGGGCTGAGTGAGGCCTGAGAATgagggccccctcccctcccagggcctgTGACAACCGCCCCTACAGGGCTGGTACCCTTTGCGACCCCAGGACACCCCTTGATGCAGAGATGGAGGTCAGCGCTGGCCAGGCTGGCCAGGCTGACCCCTGCACACTGGCCACCTCCGATGAGCAGGTGAGTGAATCTGGGTGGACAGGCAGGGCCATGGTACTGggaggacccccacccccaggctgagCTTGGGGACAGCCCCAGTGAGTACTGTGAGGGTCGCAGGGCAGGGCAGGCGGCCTCACTGCCTGCGGAGGACGGTGCTTTGGCTTCATCAGTCCAGGGACTTGGCCAGAGCCAGACACAGAGCCTGGACACAAGGGGTAGGAGACACTGATGCTCATTGGTGCACCACAGGAGCCCAGGGgtctgctccccagcctgggccctggggcGCCTGCAGCCCATGCGTCCCAGACGTGAGGCTCCCGCCCCTCAGCCAGGGCCCCACCTTCCTTCCCGAACACAGGACTCCCCGCGATGCCCCAGGTGCcggctgaggctgaggctgaggctggaaGGGACACAGGCTTCTCCCTGGGGCAGGTGGGCCGGGTGGGTGCGGCGACCACTGCCTGCGGCCAGCAGCAGGAGCTGGGGAGGTCGctggcacagaggaggtggcCGCCCTCATTTCTACTTTCACTGAAGTCCAGCTCACTCACTGAACAGAATGGGGCCCGGAAGCATGCTTCCCACACGGCCATGCTTGGTGAAGCCCGCCAGGCCTGGGGCACGCGCTGGGTGTTCGGGCTCTTAACTCTCCTGACATATGGGCAGTCGCTTCCTTGTTGCTTTAAATAGCAGCTAAATCTGATAAGAATCTACACATTTCGTTTACATAGTCCAACTGTTAGACCCCACCTGAGATCAGGATCTGAGAGAGCTGGTCCGAGTGGCCGGGACACATGTCCTCTGGGGTTTCTGCTGCCCCTCGAGCACGCATGCCCACTGTTCAGGTCCCAACGTGGGGATGAAATCCAGCTGGTCCCTGGCATTCGTCCTCAGCCTCCTGGGGTCACCAGGGACCCCCCAGCTGGAACTGCCACATCATAGTGGGCAGGGAAGACAGTCTGGTGCCCACTGGTGCAAGGTGGCCTGTCTGTGGTCTCCAGGCCTGCAGGGACCTGGCTCATGCCCCGAGGTCACCCACAACTGGTCTGGACTTGAGGCTTCCGGCCTGGCCAGGCCATCTCACAGGCCATATCCCCCATTACTGGCTCTGCTGCGCCGACAGTGTCCATGCACTACCCTGACAAGCTCCAGTCTGGGGAAAGCTGTCTTCACCCTCAGAGCTCCACCCCTGCCCACGGAGGCCAGGCCCAGCAAagaccccactcccagcccccaccctatcccagcagagcccagcctcTGGCTTTCTCTGCAGGGCACCCCCGTGGAGCAGGCTGGCCAGCAGGTTCCTCCAGGTGAGGGCATCCAGAGCAGCGGGTGGCAGGTGGGATGCTCTGTAGAGGGAGCCCCAGGCAGGTACTGGGGGGCTGGGAACCCTCTTTGTCCTGCAGGGAGGAATCTGGTGGCCTCTGGGGAACACGTGGTGCCAGCAACTCTTCCACTCCCAAAACATACTGCTTTGGGGAGTGGCTGCCActtgagccccacccccacctccacaggGCCGCTGGTGGCTGGGGAACCGGGCCCTGGCTCCTCTGAGGACCCCGCGGGTGTTAGGGTAAGAGGCACAGGCTCTCGAGTCACCCCCCTCCAGGGACCTGGGGGCCCCAAGGCCAGACCCCATCCCTCTGAATCACCCCCAGAGACCCCAGCTGAGGAATCCTTACAAATcgacagccccagcccctcccacccttcagtccctgccctgccccctggcCCGAAGCCCCCCACCCTAGCCGGTCCTGGGCGTGCAGATCTGGGGCCTTGAAGACCAACCACCTTTCTTCCTGGACCCAGGAAGTGGCTGCAGGGGGCCCTGAGTCCTTGGTGACCATCATGGTGCAGTGTGCCTTCACCCTGGCCCTGAAGGCCCCAAGAGGAGCTGACCTGTCCAGCCTGCGGGCTCTGCTGAGCCAGGCCCTTCCTCCCCAGGCCCAGCATGGGCAGCTCAGGTGGGTGGAAAGCAGGGCCGGAGGGCTCCAAGCTGGGCACCTCTCAGCCCcggccctggaggaggggctAGGCGCGTCAGAagctctggaggtcagaggtcagcaCCCTCCCGAAGCCCCTGCCCCGCGCTGCCCACTCTGAGGGGTCTCTTTGCAGATACAGAGACCCTGGTGATGACAGGTGCTGGGTGCCACTCACTGGGGAGGAGGCGCTGCAGAGGGCCTGGCAAAGTGCGGCTGCCAGCCGCGGGGGGCTGCAGCTCCAGTGCCAGGTGAGCCTCAGTGGGGCACGGGCCTGGGGCAGGCTGGCGGCCCTTCTCCTGGTGCCAAGCTcacctgcagccctcaccctgcCACAGGGAGTGGGCGGCCGGCCTGTCCTTTACCAGGTGGTGGCCCAGCACAGCTACCGCGCCCAGGGGCCCGAGGACCTGGGCTTGCGGCCAGGAGACACGGTGGACGTCCTGTGTGAAGGTAGGGCAGgccaccacccacccccactgccctgcGGGGCCACGGGGCACATGTGGTTTCTGTGAGCAGACACCCCGACGTCCCCCCACAGTGGACCAGGCGTGGCTGGAGGGCCACTGTGATGGCCGAATTGGCATTTTCCCCAAGTGCTTCGTGGTCCCAGCTGGCCGGCGCACGTGAGGAGGTCAGCCCTAGGAAGTCCGTGGAAGGAGAGTTTAATAAAAGCAATCTGCCTCCACCAAGGTGTGGTCCGTCTTCTGGGCTTGGCCCCTGAGAGGGCCTGACCGAGGCTCCGGAAGACCCCAGGGCCCACTGCCAACAACCCCCAAAGAGCCAGGCCCCTTCTGTCtccagcagtcactccccactccGGTCTCCACCTGGGCCCTGGAAGGCTGCAGGGTCCCAAGAAGGGCACTTGCTGCCCTGGGAGGCATGCTGGAGTGGGGTCCTGGGGGTGCTGGGACCTCAAGGCCCCAGGGGTCAGGGCTCAGGGAGGCTGGGGCGGCGCCAGGCTCAGTCCTGCAGCCAGAAGAGCTGCAGCGCAGCAGCCCCCAGGATGGCCGCGAGGGTCAGCACCATGAAGACCAACCCGGCCGCCCAGACACCGTAGCTCTGTGCCCGCCACTGGGCCGGGGCCTCGGCCGGGGTCATGTTGGTCAGGTTCAGCATGTAGCCCAGCGTCCAGCCGATGTCCATGCCGCTGGCCTGTAGGCCGCACAGCTGGTCAGGGCTGCGGGCCGCGGCCCCCaagcccccagcccaccctgcgCCAGGCGGTCACCTGCTTGCGGAACTTGATGCTGGGCCAGGTCTCCTCCCGGAAACCGTAGCCCTCCAGCAGGAGGGTGAGGATGTACAGGCCGGAGGCACAGTAGTCCCGCAGCCAGCGGTCCTGCCCCGGCGAGCTCGCCTCCACCTGCAGGCCCGGAGAAGCCAGGGGCCCGGTGAGGCTCACCTTCTGGCCCACTGGGATTGGGCCCACCTGGAGGCATGACCCTGGGTCTCCTGCCTGGAGCAGGATGGGGTCCCACCGAGCCCCTGCCCGGTGAAGTCTGCAGCCCAGGGAGCTGGGGGGCCCAAGTGGGTCAGGCAGCCCTGGCATCCACCCACCAGCTTCCAGGGCCTCTGGCAGAAGTCCCAGATGGTGGCATTGACAGTGGCCAGCGGCTGCCCAGAGGTGAGGTTCAGGAAGTGGAAGGTGTGATAGTAGTTGGAGAAGGCCTGGGGGGGGGGAAATGGGGGGCGGCATGGGGGCAGGACAAGCCTGGGTGAGCCCCAGCCCCACACACACAGGGTCCCAGGCTCCCCATCCCCCTGGACTTCGGAAGGAAGTCAGGCCCCGAGGCGGGCAGCGGGCGTGCTCACGTAGAACTGGCCCCGCACGGGGGGCTGGTAGACCCCATTGAAGGCACAGTCGCCTCGGCCGCTGCAGCTGGAGAAGTTGAAGAGACCCCGGATGGCCGAGACGCAGGCCCCGGGGTTCCCCATTCCCTCCACCGTGATGTTCTGGGCCAGGTCTGCGGGCGCCGCAGCGTGGACACAGGGCGACTCGTACAGGGGGGCCAAGGGCAGCGTGTCCCGGTAGCTGCTGTGGTAGCAAGGGTGGCGGACCAGGGGGCCCTGGCTGCTCTGTGGGGGCGGGAGGCGGCTATTAGCTCAAGCCTGGCTGGCGACCCCGCACCCTCGGCCCGCGGGGCCCAGCTCACCTGCACCAGCCCTGCCAGGAGCCTGCTGAGCACCTGGTCACGCCCGAAGCAGAGGTAGCTGTGGGTGTAGACGCTGTGGTCGGAGCCGTACAGGCGGAAGGTGGCCTGGGTGCTCTTGTCCAGTATGGGGACCCCGGGCACAAAAGTGATCTGCGTGGAGGCCCCACCCATGTCCAGGGCGCCCACCAACGTCCCGTCCAGAGGCGGGATCCATTCTCCGGAGAAGGAGTACTGAGCACAGACAGGGGACACTGAGTCCCGGGGCCGGCCTCACTGACCCGCAGCCTGGAGTCCGGCCCCGGCCCTGGGGCTGCCCGCGGCACCTTGACCAGCTTGCCCAGGATGTAGTTGATGGTGATCCAACCAAAGGCACCTTCGTCCTGCCCACCCAGGAGCTCAGCACCCCAGAAGTCCAAGGGAGACTGGCCCAGGACGCGGCTGACCGCTGCTAAGATGTCCTCTGCCTGAGAGCTGTTCTTCTGGCTGCACAGAGAggccgggggctggggctggctggaAGCCCACACCTCCTGCGCCCTGCCCCGGGCGGGGGCCAGCACTCTCACGCTGAGCCTCGCGGACCTGCGGGGCCCCATGCCAGCCGCCTCACCTGAGCAGCCTCATGCCTGCCGTGGCCCCCAGGAACATGGGCGTTTCCTGGTGCTGGGCCTCTGGGATCAGGGCCAgcgcctcctccaggcagccctgcaGACTCTCGCCAGCCTGTTCAGGGTCAGAGGTGTAGGAGGAGATTCCAGGCCCTGAAACACAGcaccccaggcagggctgggctgaaAAGGCCTGTGGGAGGTTGAAAGGTAGTCCCCAGCGATGCATCCACATCCTCACCCTCGGAGCCTGCAAATGGGACCTTACTTGGAAAAGAGggctttgcaggtgtaattaagttaaggattttaAGATGATATCATTCTGGACTCCCCAGGTCCCTGAATCCAATGACCAGTGTCCTTACAAGAGACGGGAAAGGGGGATTTGAGACACAGGGAGAGACCACGTGCGGGGGGACGGAGAGGTTGGAGGGATGCTGCTGCAGGCCTGGGAGTGTCTGGGGTCCCCAGAAAAGGCTGTGCCAGATCCCTGCCAGGCAGCAGTTGGCAGCTCCCAACAGCCACCCACCGCTGACGGAATGGCCCCCTGACCTTCCACCTGGCAGGCCAGGGCCTGGCTGACCACGCCTGTGTCATTCTCCTTGTCTGCTGGCCACTGATACACAAAGAGGGACGTGTGGGAGGACCCGGCGTCGACCACGATCCCGAACTGGGAGAGACACCAGGGTGAGGAGGGCATGGGCCGCCCACTGCTCAGCCCAGCCTAGCCTCCCTCCGTGGGGCCCAGGGCTGCACCTTGGTGTCTGCGGGCAGGAGGACGTTGGTGGCCTCCACCAGGATGAGAATGAGCGTGACAAGGCCAGAGACGGCTGCGAACCCCAGCAGGACCGTGAAGACCCGCTCCTTCTGAGTCAGCCCCATGGTGGGGGCAGGACTGGCACCTGCGGGGTGGGCAGCAGTGGGCACCCCGAATCTGCCAGCTGCAGATGGAGAGCCCCTCCATGCCCCCTGGGGCTCAGCCCACACACCCTGGCTGGGTCAAAAAGGGCAGGGCCAGAGACCAGGCCGGGAGAGCTGGGTTACCCAAGGTGTTGCGGGCATCAGAGGGGCCTGCGGGGGCTGTGCACCCCGATGCCCCATCTGGCACCAAGGCTGGCCCGGACACAGCCCTTTGTAATGCCGACCCCAGGGTGTcatcctgcccacctgcccccacaGGAGAAGGAGCCCCAGCTCTGACGGTCAGCTCCAGACAGAACTTGGGGGGCCCAGgaccccatttctccctcccaccaGGGGCCTCTCCCAGGACAGTCTTCTCCAGAGCTCGGACCCTGCAGCCAGGCCTGGACCGGGTGGGGCAGGGGATGGCCTGGCATCCAAGTGCTGCCCTGCAGCCTATGGGTAACCAGGGGACGGGGCAGCCCGTGGTAACCAGGGGTGAGGTGAGCAGAGTCCCAGGGAGCGCATTGTCTCTGCTGAAGGAGCTGAAGACCCAGGAGTGCTGAACAGCGACACCTGGTTTCCGTTTGAAAACCCAGCCTCAGGTGTCTCTCATCTGACTGACACATTTCAGTTGGCCCCAGGACGGTCCCTCAGCAGCTGGCCCAGCTGGCCCAGCTGACCCAGGATGAGGTTCGCACAGGGCCGAGGCACCTAGCTCGGTGGCTGAAGCCCTGCGGGGCCTCTCCAGCCCCCAAATGCCCCCAAGCAGGCCATGCGCACAAGGCCACCGGGAGCCTCAGGCCAGCCACTGTCGCCGCCCAGAGGAGGTGGTCTGAGGCCTCCAGAGCTTCGAGGTGTGTGGACTTTGTGTGGCGTCAGCAACCCCGTGAGAATGCAGACCTCACTGACGTGCCTCCTGCGCCAGGGGTGTGGGGACTCCCGGGTGAAGGCAGCGGCCTTTGCCCCAGGCCTCCTCCTGGCCCGCCAGGCAGTGCTGCAGGCTGTCTGGGTTATGAGCCCATTTCAAGGAGGGaagatggaggctcagagaagaaggTGACATGCTTGAGCCACAGTCAGGCCAGGCTCAGATGGACCCAGCCTGTGTCCCCAGCCAGCACCCTGGTCACAGGCAGGGGCCAGGAACACTGggaccccaccccactccccagcctgCAAGGGCGCGAGGCAGCCAGAACCTCCAGTGGGTGGGGTCAGCCCCCCCCCACCCGACCAGGACGCCCCTCACCTGGGCTGGTGGACGACTGGCGGCAGCAGGAGGAAGGACTGCCGTCTGTcccctgggcactgctggtgCCGTCccgctctccccaccccccagccagtCACCGCCCAGCTGGGCCCAGCCTGCGGCCAGGCCGGCAACCAGCCTGGGGACCCGGGACGCTGAGGCCAGGGCTGCTCACCCCACCCAGGGGCACCGCCCGGGGTGGTCCCGTCCCCCCGCTGCCTGGGGCCACCCTGACCCTCCCTGGAGGCTGCTGGGACTTTGCCCTCCGACTTGCTCTCCCCCAGCAGGGAGCCAGGTGCCAGGGCTCATGCCTGGAGCAGGGCGGAGTCAGGTGACTGGAGAGGCCCGAGGCTTAGGGCTTGGCCGGAGCAAAGGCCACCTGGTCCTGGGAGGAGCCCCAGCCTCTCTGGAGTCGTGGCTGGCTGCGTTCCAGGCGCACAGCACAACTGCCCAAATGTTCTCAGCGCGAGACCCGGCTTCTCTGCACTCTTTCAGGACTCGCTGTCACAGGTTTTCGTTTCAGCCTCCCTGACAGCCGCAGAGGGAGCCCTCCTGCCCTCAGTCAGCACCGGCGGCCTCGAAGCTGACAGTCCTCCCCGCACACGGCGTCCCCGCTGGTGGTCATACCTTTCGCTCACCTTACAGTGACAGTGTTTGATTTCTTCCTGCCCCTTTACAGACTCCTTTATGCTTTCTAGACGTAGTCCTTTGTCACGTATGAGGTTCGCAAACTTTTAAACCCGTGATGAACCCAGTTCATCAATGCGTTCTCCTGTGGGTGCACTTTTCACGTGTTCACGAGGAACTGTTTGCCTCACCCCTGGTCATGAAGATTTCTTTCTCCTCAGGTCACCAACTTTCACGATGTAGCTTAATCTGTGACCCACTTTGAATTACTCTTTGTAAGAAGTGCGGCTGAGGCAGGTCCATCCACTCTGCACACGGATGGCCGAAGCTCCAGCACTGGATATTGAGAAAACCACCCTTTCTCGACGAATTCCTTTGCACCTTTGTTCAAAGAGCTGTATTTTCTGGAC encodes:
- the NOXA1 gene encoding NADPH oxidase activator 1 isoform X3, which translates into the protein MPSLGDLVRDWHQGAQAVERGDWDCALRLFSGIPEPPARLCFNVGCVHLLAGDPEAALQAFDQAVTKDTCMAVGFFQRGVANFQLERFWEALSDFQLALAQLRDNATIDYTQLGLRFKLQAWEAQPCSWPPRSVGLEGGALGGCLPRSQCSRKRTAFPALWKPPVSQQAAHEVRFNMAAVQCQLGLWAEATCSLEKAISQGPDGARDDLDVALGQVQKQAPLQPRQVPGGEVFRPHRRRLEHLEPVDFLGKAKVVACTVPDDQHEDIQPQQPQVHDVHGEAGPWAATRACDNRPYRAGTLCDPRTPLDAEMEVSAGQAGQADPCTLATSDEQGTPVEQAGQQVPPGRNLVASGEHVVPATLPLPKHTALGSGCHLSPTPTSTGPLVAGEPGPGSSEDPAGVREVAAGGPESLVTIMVQCAFTLALKAPRGADLSSLRALLSQALPPQAQHGQLRYRDPGDDRCWVPLTGEEALQRAWQSAAASRGGLQLQCQGVGGRPVLYQVVAQHSYRAQGPEDLGLRPGDTVDVLCEVDQAWLEGHCDGRIGIFPKCFVVPAGRRT
- the NOXA1 gene encoding NADPH oxidase activator 1 isoform X6; the protein is MPSLGDLVRDWHQGAQAVERGDWDCALRLFSGIPEPPARLCFNVGCVHLLAGDPEAALQAFDQAVTKDTCMAVGFFQRGVANFQLERFWEALSDFQLALAQLRDNATIDYTQLGLRFKLQAWEVRFNMAAVQCQLGLWAEATCSLEKAISQGPDGARDDLDVALGQVQVRAQKQAPLQPRQVPGGEVFRPHRRRLEHLEPVDFLGKAKVVACTVPDDQHEDIQPQQPQVHDVHGEAGPWAATRACDNRPYRAGTLCDPRTPLDAEMEVSAGQAGQADPCTLATSDEQGTPVEQAGQQVPPGRNLVASGEHVVPATLPLPKHTALGSGCHLSPTPTSTGPLVAGEPGPGSSEDPAGVREVAAGGPESLVTIMVQCAFTLALKAPRGADLSSLRALLSQALPPQAQHGQLRYRDPGDDRCWVPLTGEEALQRAWQSAAASRGGLQLQCQGVGGRPVLYQVVAQHSYRAQGPEDLGLRPGDTVDVLCEVDQAWLEGHCDGRIGIFPKCFVVPAGRRT
- the NOXA1 gene encoding NADPH oxidase activator 1 isoform X1 translates to MPSLGDLVRDWHQGAQAVERGDWDCALRLFSGIPEPPARLCFNVGCVHLLAGDPEAALQAFDQAVTKDTCMAVGFFQRGVANFQLERFWEALSDFQLALAQLRDNATIDYTQLGLRFKLQAWEAQPCSWPPRSVGLEGGALGGCLPRSQCSRKRTAFPALWKPPVSQQAAHEVRFNMAAVQCQLGLWAEATCSLEKAISQGPDGARDDLDVALGQVQVRAQKQAPLQPRQVPGGEVFRPHRRRLEHLEPVDFLGKAKVVACTVPDDQHEDIQPQQPQVHDVHGEAGPWAATRACDNRPYRAGTLCDPRTPLDAEMEVSAGQAGQADPCTLATSDEQGTPVEQAGQQVPPGRNLVASGEHVVPATLPLPKHTALGSGCHLSPTPTSTGPLVAGEPGPGSSEDPAGVREVAAGGPESLVTIMVQCAFTLALKAPRGADLSSLRALLSQALPPQAQHGQLRYRDPGDDRCWVPLTGEEALQRAWQSAAASRGGLQLQCQGVGGRPVLYQVVAQHSYRAQGPEDLGLRPGDTVDVLCEVDQAWLEGHCDGRIGIFPKCFVVPAGRRT
- the NOXA1 gene encoding NADPH oxidase activator 1 isoform X4; the encoded protein is MPSLGDLVRDWHQGAQAVERGDWDCALRLFSGIPEPPARLCFNVGCVHLLAGDPEAALQAFDQAVTKDTCMAVGFFQRGVANFQLERFWEALSDFQLALAQLRDNATIDYTQLGLRFKLQAWEAQPCSWPPRSVGLEGGALGGCLPRSQCSRKRTAFPALWKPPVSQQAAHEVRFNMAAVQCQLGLWAEATCSLEKAISQGPDGARDDLDVALGQVQVRAQKQAPLQPRQVPGGEVFRPHRRRLEHLEPVDFLGKAKVVACTVPDDQHEDIQPQQPQVHDVHGEAGPWAATRACDNRPYRAGTLCDPRTPLDAEMEVSAGQAGQADPCTLATSDEQGTPVEQAGQQVPPGRNLVASGEHVVPATLPLPKHTALGSGCHLSPTPTSTGPLVAGEPGPGSSEDPAGVREVAAGGPESLVTIMVQCAFTLALKAPRGADLSSLRALLSQALPPQAQHGQLREWAAGLSFTRWWPSTATAPRGPRTWACGQETRWTSCVKWTRRGWRATVMAELAFSPSASWSQLAGAREEVSPRKSVEGEFNKSNLPPPRCGPSSGLGP
- the NOXA1 gene encoding NADPH oxidase activator 1 isoform X2; the protein is MPSLGDLVRDWHQGAQAVERGDWDCALRLFSGIPEPPARLCFNVGCVHLLAGDPEAALQAFDQAVTKDTCMAVGFFQRGVANFQLERFWEALSDFQLALAQLRDNATIDYTQLGLRFKLQAWEAQPCSWPPRSVGLEGGALGGCLPRSQCSRKRTAFPALWKPPVSQQAAHEVRFNMAAVQCQLGLWAEATCSLEKAISQGPDGARDDLDVALGQVQVRAQKQAPLQPRQVPGGEVFRPHRRRLEHLEPVDFLGKAKVVACTVPDDQHEDIQPQQPQVHDVHGEAGPWAATRACDNRPYRAGTLCDPRTPLDAEMEVSAGQAGQADPCTLATSDEQGTPVEQAGQQVPPGRNLVASGEHVVPATLPLPKHTALGSGCHLSPTPTSTGPLVAGEPGPGSSEDPAGVREVAAGGPESLVTIMVQCAFTLALKAPRGADLSSLRALLSQALPPQAQHGQLRDPGDDRCWVPLTGEEALQRAWQSAAASRGGLQLQCQGVGGRPVLYQVVAQHSYRAQGPEDLGLRPGDTVDVLCEVDQAWLEGHCDGRIGIFPKCFVVPAGRRT
- the NOXA1 gene encoding NADPH oxidase activator 1 isoform X7; its protein translation is MPSLGDLVRDWHQGAQAVERGDWDCALRLFSGIPEPPARLCFNVGCVHLLAGDPEAALQAFDQAVTKDTCMAVGFFQRGVANFQLERFWEALSDFQLALAQLRDNATIDYTQLGLRFKLQAWEVRFNMAAVQCQLGLWAEATCSLEKAISQGPDGARDDLDVALGQVQKQAPLQPRQVPGGEVFRPHRRRLEHLEPVDFLGKAKVVACTVPDDQHEDIQPQQPQVHDVHGEAGPWAATRACDNRPYRAGTLCDPRTPLDAEMEVSAGQAGQADPCTLATSDEQGTPVEQAGQQVPPGRNLVASGEHVVPATLPLPKHTALGSGCHLSPTPTSTGPLVAGEPGPGSSEDPAGVREVAAGGPESLVTIMVQCAFTLALKAPRGADLSSLRALLSQALPPQAQHGQLRYRDPGDDRCWVPLTGEEALQRAWQSAAASRGGLQLQCQGVGGRPVLYQVVAQHSYRAQGPEDLGLRPGDTVDVLCEVDQAWLEGHCDGRIGIFPKCFVVPAGRRT
- the NOXA1 gene encoding NADPH oxidase activator 1 isoform X8 encodes the protein MPSLGDLVRDWHQGAQAVERGDWDCALRLFSGIPEPPARLCFNVGCVHLLAGDPEAALQAFDQAVTKDTCMAVGFFQRGVANFQLERFWEALSDFQLALAQLRDNATIDYTQLGLRFKLQAWEAQPCSWPPRSVGLEGGALGGCLPRSQCSRKRTAFPALWKPPVSQQAAHEVRFNMAAVQCQLGLWAEATCSLEKAISQGPDGARDDLDVALGQVQVRAQKQAPLQPRQVPGGEVFRPHRRRLEHLEPVDFLGKAKVVACTVPDDQHEDIQPQQPQVHDVHGEAGPWAATRACDNRPYRAGTLCDPRTPLDAEMEVSAGQAGQADPCTLATSDEQEVAAGGPESLVTIMVQCAFTLALKAPRGADLSSLRALLSQALPPQAQHGQLRYRDPGDDRCWVPLTGEEALQRAWQSAAASRGGLQLQCQGVGGRPVLYQVVAQHSYRAQGPEDLGLRPGDTVDVLCEVDQAWLEGHCDGRIGIFPKCFVVPAGRRT
- the NOXA1 gene encoding NADPH oxidase activator 1 isoform X5, producing the protein MPSLGDLVRDWHQGAQAVERGDWDCALRLFSGIPEPPARLCFNVGCVHLLAGDPEAALQAFDQAVTKDTCMAVGFFQRGVANFQLERFWEALSDFQLALAQLRDNATIDYTQLGLRFKLQAWEAQPCSWPPRSVGLEGGALGGCLPRSQCSRKRTAFPALWKPPVSQQAAHEVRFNMAAVQCQLGLWAEATCSLEKAISQGPDGARDDLDVALGQVQVRAQKQAPLQPRQVPGGEVFRPHRRRLEHLEPVDFLGKAKVVACTVPDDQHEDIQPQQPQVHDVHGEAGPWAATRACDNRPYRAGTLCDPRTPLDAEMEVSAGQAGQADPCTLATSDEQGTPVEQAGQQVPPGPLVAGEPGPGSSEDPAGVREVAAGGPESLVTIMVQCAFTLALKAPRGADLSSLRALLSQALPPQAQHGQLRYRDPGDDRCWVPLTGEEALQRAWQSAAASRGGLQLQCQGVGGRPVLYQVVAQHSYRAQGPEDLGLRPGDTVDVLCEVDQAWLEGHCDGRIGIFPKCFVVPAGRRT
- the ENTPD8 gene encoding ectonucleoside triphosphate diphosphohydrolase 8, coding for MGLTQKERVFTVLLGFAAVSGLVTLILILVEATNVLLPADTKFGIVVDAGSSHTSLFVYQWPADKENDTGVVSQALACQVEGPGISSYTSDPEQAGESLQGCLEEALALIPEAQHQETPMFLGATAGMRLLSQKNSSQAEDILAAVSRVLGQSPLDFWGAELLGGQDEGAFGWITINYILGKLVKYSFSGEWIPPLDGTLVGALDMGGASTQITFVPGVPILDKSTQATFRLYGSDHSVYTHSYLCFGRDQVLSRLLAGLVQSSQGPLVRHPCYHSSYRDTLPLAPLYESPCVHAAAPADLAQNITVEGMGNPGACVSAIRGLFNFSSCSGRGDCAFNGVYQPPVRGQFYAFSNYYHTFHFLNLTSGQPLATVNATIWDFCQRPWKLVEASSPGQDRWLRDYCASGLYILTLLLEGYGFREETWPSIKFRKQASGMDIGWTLGYMLNLTNMTPAEAPAQWRAQSYGVWAAGLVFMVLTLAAILGAAALQLFWLQD